Below is a window of Planifilum fimeticola DNA.
ATCTGGCCGTGATCAAAATCCGCCCCCCGTTCCCGCTCCCTCCCCTCCGCTTGGGATCGTCGGAAGCGACGGCGGTCGGCGAATGGGTGATCGCGGTCGGGAATCCCCTCGGATTGGACCACACCGTGACCGTGGGAGTGGTCAGCGGCAAGAACCGTCCCCTCCGCATCGCCAACCGCAGTTACGACAACGTCATTCAGACCGATGCGGCGATCAATCCCGGAAACAGCGGCGGCCCGCTCATCAACATCATGGGTGAAGTGATCGGCATCAATACCCTGATCATCTATCCGTCCCAAAGCATCGGCTTCGCCATCCCGATCGACGACGTGAAACCGTTGATCCGGCCGTTTGTGCGGGGAACATTGGAATAAAAACAAGAAAAGAAGGAAATCCGTCGCGGAAAGGCGTATAAACAATGGAGCGAAAAAAAGCCGCGGATTCATCGAAGAAACCGAAAGAGGCGCTGAAGTGGGGCAGACGGAAACGCGAGAAAGCCACAAGAACAGGGACCTGGAACGGGTCCCTGAAATCGAGGGATTTGTTTATCGGGTCATCCAGAACGCAAACACACGTCCATGCGGGAGAAAGTTTCGAGGGGCCAAAACGATCCATGAACGTCCAGCTAGGGGAGTCAACCGGACCCACCGTCCGGAAAACCCGCCAAGGATCGCTGTTTGGAATTTGGGCCACGATCATAATGATAAAGGATAATTGCAGTCCGTTTCAGCCTTCATGCACCCGTCCTGGTTTATTTCGCGCGGCGGGAACTCAAGGGGTTACGCCTTCCTTGATGCGCCCCAGCTCGTCATGCAAGCGGTGGGCCCAGCCCCTTTCCCCCATCTCCTCAGCCAGACGGGCCATCTCTTCAAGCTTGTGAACCTTCCAACAATATTCCAGGTTGGCATCCAGCGCCCCCTCCCATTCCGAAAGGAAGGGACGGGGAATGGTCCCGATCAATTTGTTGTATTCGTGCAACCGGGCAATCGTCCATTCGAACCAGTGTTTCTTGTTCGGATGGACCGTAAGGGCATCCAAGGATTCCAGCCATTGATTCAGATCGATCAAAGTCAGCCGTTGTCCCGAACGGTACTTCCACCACAATTCCGCCAAACGCCTGTGGAAAAGTTCCATGATCGATCCGCTGCCACCCACCCACCCGGACCAATGCCCTTAGGGGGCTCAATTTGTCCCATCCGCATCCGAGATGCAACCGGGGCATCAGTGCCCGGTTTGCGCACGGCAGCAGGCTTCACCTCCTCATCTCCAGAAATTGAAACAGCATCCAACAATATGAATATGTGATGTTGGAAGCATATTTGGTCATTACCAGTTCCCATCTTCAGTATAATGCGATTTTTGTCCGCATGTCAACCCCTAACGCTCCCTTTGAGCTTGTGATAATATATCTATGGTGCTCCATGGTACGGTTGCGAAGTGAGGTGTCTTCGTGACGAAAACGAAGATCGATGAAGTGAAGGAAATCCTTGCCCGGCGGATTGAAGAGGGCGCTTACGCGCCGGGACAGCGGCTGCCTTCCGAACGGGAGCTGGCGGAAGAGATGAAAACCAGCCGCCCCACCATCCGCGCGGCGCTTCTCCGGCTGCAATCGGAAAACAAAGTGGATATCGTCCCTCGCAGCGGGGTTTATGTGAGATTTTCCACAACCAAGGTGACCGTGGGCTCCGCCAGTTCCCTGCTATTCCTTACCGGGCCGGTGGGGAATCAGCAGACCGAATCCATGCAAGTCCGCGAAAACCGGGAGCCCTACGCCTACGCCTTCACGCGCTATTCCGAACCCCCGACGCTTCGGGCCGCCGGAAAGGAAATCGGTGAAAAACTGAACATCGGCCCGGAAGTGGAAGTGTGGCATTGCCGCGGGGTACATGTGGTTTCCCAGGTGCCCTTCCGCGTGTTTGACAGCTACTACCCGGCATCGCTTCTGAAGGGTTGGCGGAAAGAAGGCGACGAGGAGATCATCCCCGCCTCCCGTTGGCTCCGCGACAACAAGGGAATGCGCCCTTCCCGCGCGGTCGAACGGCTGAATGTTCGCATGCCGACCGCCGAGGAAGCGGCCGCCCTCCGCATCGCGAGAAGCCAACCGGTTCTGGAAATGGACCGCTGGATGTGGGCGAAGGACAGTAAGAAAAAAGAGATCCTTTGCGAATACAGCCGGATCGTGTTCAACGCTTCCCTGCACCAATTCGTCTACGAATACCCGCTGCGGGAATTCGACGGGTGATCGGTCCCGCGAAGGAATGGAACTTTTCTCTTCCATTGAGTATAATGAGGGCGATAATCGGCATGCCCGGGGAGTTTTCCGCCATGATTCGAAAACCGATGCCATCGATCAAAAATACGAAACCCGGTGACGCAGAACGTCACCGGGTTTCCTGTTTGCCCAACCGCAAATTCTCTGCATGAACACCAATTTTTTCGAGCACACCATAAGGGGAGGGTTACCGTTGAAACCGCAACGCGCCGCAGGCCTTTCGATCGTGAGCAATACGACCGTCGTGCTTCTAAAATTGGCAACAGGCATTTACACCGGATCGGTGGCCATTCTTTCCGAAGCGATCCACTCCCTGCTGGATTTGGTCGCCTCCATCATGGCCTTTTTTTCTGTCCGTTTGTCCCAAAAGCCCCCCGATCGAACGCACCCCTACGGCCACGGAAAGATCGAGAACCTCTCGGGAACCGTCGAAACCCTGTTGATCTTCGTGGCGGGCATCTGGATCATCATCGAATCCTGCGAAAAACTGCTGAACCCCTCCCCGCTTCATTTTCCTCTCCTCGGCGCGGCCGTCATGGCTCTCGGGGCCGTCATCAACCTGGTGGTCGGGCTGATCGTCAGACGAGCGGGAATCCGGGCCAAATCCGTCGCCATGCGTTCCAATGCGCTTCATTTGTTGACGGACGTCTACTCTTCAGCAGGTGTGGCCCTCAGCCTGGTGCTGGTCGGCCTCACGAACTTCACCCTGCTGGATCCGCTGATCGGGATCGGAATCGCCCTGTTCATCATGAAGGAAGCATACCAATTGGGGAAAGAATCCTTTCTTCCCCTGCTGGATGTCAGGCTGACCCCCGAGGAAGAGGAAAAGATCCGGCAGATCCTTCAATCCTACGCCGATGAATACATCGAATACCACGCCCTTCGCACGCGCCGGTCCGGACCGGAGGAACACATCGACCTTCATCTGATCGTTCCTTCCGAGATGAGTGTGGAAGACGCCCACCGGCTGTGCGACCGGATCGAGGCGGATATTCACCGATCCTTTCCCCAGGCTCAGGTGTTGATCCACATTGAGCCGGAGGAGGAACGGTTGTGACGGCATAAGCCGTCCCTCCACCGGTTGCGCACCCGGGGATCATCTGTTGTTCGCAGGGCAGACGGAAAACGGTTTGGGCCCAGCGCACCGGTTATGCCCCATTCAAGGAAATTCCTTTCTAAAGAAACAGTGAACAAATCGGAATGAAACCGGCCGGAGGGATCGGGACAAAAGAAAACCAGGCGGCAAAAACCGCCTGGAGTGAACCTCTTTACCGTTTCCGCCGGCAATTCTCATTCCAACAGATAAACCACCACGCGGTACGGCCCGTGAACGCCGATCGACAAATCCCCTTCGATATCCGCGCTCCGACTCGGCCCGGTGATCCAATTGATGCATGCCGGAACGCCTCCCCCGTCTCCTTCCCCGATCCGGGCCCAGACGCTGCGGGTTTCGGCCACGATGTTTTCCCGCTCGAGGACCGCGAACAGGACGGGGGGGAGCAGGCTGACGCTTCGCCCGCGGCCTTCCCCGTTTCTCAGCACGATCGATCCGGTTGAGGCAACTCCCCAATCCGCCCTCACCAGGCCGGCCGCCGCCCGGGCCGCATCCCGGATCTGTGCCGCGGAATCCCTGCCGGGATCCCACAGGATCCGCTCCACTCCCGACAGGTCGGCCGTTACTTCCTCCAAAAGGGGATCCTTCCAAAAGACGAGAGAGGATCCCTTCTCCCGGTCGATATCCTCCATCAGTTGCCGCCTGAGGGCTTCCCGCCCCTGAACCCGGATCCCTCGCCCCCCGAGGAGGGAAAGATTGTGGAGAAACCGCCGCATCCGTTCCTCTGCCGCCATCGTTTCCTCCCTTTTCGACTCCTCCGGAGGAAGCGCGGGATTCCGGCGGTTTTCACCGAGGCGCTCCGACAGCCGGGACAGGAAGCGGCGACGTCCGTCAGGATGATCCATCATCGCTTCTCCCTCCCCGGCGGCCTTCCCTCCGCCACCAGTCGCGAAAGGATTGGGGGGCCGGCTGGGGAAAGTCCCGGCTCTCCGTCCAGGCCGACAAGGGACCGGGGCCCTTTTTCAGGCGACCGGATTCGCCGGCCAGGGGACGCGTCAGCCAATGTCCCAGTCTGGCCGCTGCGGAAAACCGCTTCGGGTCTTCGGTGATCCAGGCGAATCCGCGAAAAGCCATTTGCTCGGCCCGCTGTCGCCGCCCCTCTTTCACCTGATCCCGCCGGAGTTCCAACAGCATGTCGTGAAGCGGGATGCGGACAGGACACGCTTCCGTGCAGGCCCCGCACAGGCTGGAAGCGTAGGGAAGCTCTCCGTATTTTTCAAAGCCTTTGAGCAGCGGCGTCAGCACGGCACCGATCGGTCCGGAATAGACGCTTCCGTAGGCATGACCGCCTATGTGCCGATAGACGGGGCAAACGTTG
It encodes the following:
- a CDS encoding GntR family transcriptional regulator; translated protein: MTKTKIDEVKEILARRIEEGAYAPGQRLPSERELAEEMKTSRPTIRAALLRLQSENKVDIVPRSGVYVRFSTTKVTVGSASSLLFLTGPVGNQQTESMQVRENREPYAYAFTRYSEPPTLRAAGKEIGEKLNIGPEVEVWHCRGVHVVSQVPFRVFDSYYPASLLKGWRKEGDEEIIPASRWLRDNKGMRPSRAVERLNVRMPTAEEAAALRIARSQPVLEMDRWMWAKDSKKKEILCEYSRIVFNASLHQFVYEYPLREFDG
- a CDS encoding LutC/YkgG family protein, with the translated sequence MMDHPDGRRRFLSRLSERLGENRRNPALPPEESKREETMAAEERMRRFLHNLSLLGGRGIRVQGREALRRQLMEDIDREKGSSLVFWKDPLLEEVTADLSGVERILWDPGRDSAAQIRDAARAAAGLVRADWGVASTGSIVLRNGEGRGRSVSLLPPVLFAVLERENIVAETRSVWARIGEGDGGGVPACINWITGPSRSADIEGDLSIGVHGPYRVVVYLLE
- a CDS encoding cation diffusion facilitator family transporter, with protein sequence MKPQRAAGLSIVSNTTVVLLKLATGIYTGSVAILSEAIHSLLDLVASIMAFFSVRLSQKPPDRTHPYGHGKIENLSGTVETLLIFVAGIWIIIESCEKLLNPSPLHFPLLGAAVMALGAVINLVVGLIVRRAGIRAKSVAMRSNALHLLTDVYSSAGVALSLVLVGLTNFTLLDPLIGIGIALFIMKEAYQLGKESFLPLLDVRLTPEEEEKIRQILQSYADEYIEYHALRTRRSGPEEHIDLHLIVPSEMSVEDAHRLCDRIEADIHRSFPQAQVLIHIEPEEERL
- a CDS encoding DUF7667 family protein; this translates as MELFHRRLAELWWKYRSGQRLTLIDLNQWLESLDALTVHPNKKHWFEWTIARLHEYNKLIGTIPRPFLSEWEGALDANLEYCWKVHKLEEMARLAEEMGERGWAHRLHDELGRIKEGVTP
- a CDS encoding S1C family serine protease; its protein translation is MVRKFRATRSEDLSVSARHPANSFVQVVRKVRGGVVSILTEEEETENLNDLFLRLFLPEWKGHQETPARHFGSGFVIHPDGYILTNEHVVRRAGTVSVRLYGYRRPLMAHVAWKDPHRDLAVIKIRPPFPLPPLRLGSSEATAVGEWVIAVGNPLGLDHTVTVGVVSGKNRPLRIANRSYDNVIQTDAAINPGNSGGPLINIMGEVIGINTLIIYPSQSIGFAIPIDDVKPLIRPFVRGTLE